A region of Denticeps clupeoides chromosome 19, fDenClu1.1, whole genome shotgun sequence DNA encodes the following proteins:
- the LOC114768872 gene encoding desmoglein-3-like isoform X4, with the protein MTSPVTMVTLLPGELATRRQTLEPHRQPAAMTRAAASAGLALLLSLSVWKVDTHAVASSLLHRQKREWIIPPRPLKENTDYRNDESIAQIRSDKNTETTVYKAPIFYRLTGMGADQHPINRFVVNRSSGLVKLTSILDREEIDQYNLTGYAEYADGSQAENPIELRIKVVDENDNPPVFQPIRPVSVSELSAAGTSIMTISATDADEPCNINSKIRYSITKQEPPSPKLMFEISPDGELRVKEPDLDRELYAMYKLTVQGADLYGAPGGKTSSADVTVNLLDVNDNVPQLEKEQYEGSVYENEKGVEVMRLKATDLDVDPANQELEYFLISGNEGGYFSMKTDPNTKEGILMLDKEVDFETMQNLNLGVGVKNKAPYHPSVLGGSAGTLNVGGGGGGAGGGGGGGGGGSSSGGGGGGGSSGGGGAGGGAGTGTGTGGGPGNGSTTWTASTWSGKTYPLKINVKDKPEGPSFDPKVKAIPISENIGQANLQNVIARYPAIDGDTKKPSENVRYAKGRDPDNWFTIDEKTAEIRLNKVPDRESPFLVNGTYMAEILCLTQDMPVQTATGTIAIQVEDFNDHCPELAAQTRSMCTAEDAIYVTAVDKDAPPNGAPFKFAVVPENTEGHWTVEHFNDTTTILRAHDVLWPGPYNVTLEISDQQGESCPDLQVLRVDACTCTDRGACKSELRESSAVRDGTRAVLGPAAIGLIFLGILALLLLPLLLLFCLCGTAGMVGAFTEMPFGTKEHLISYHTEGQGEDRDVPLLMSSAVDNGGMTECGMGMAGAGAGMGMGMGLMSTEGGFQESTAMGMGSMAMMGTMQNGLFHSRHDMSYGTAYDGMSLPDAFLQDYYFKKAAGAAEGGAPQKDALLVYDYEGQGSPAGSVGCCSLLESDSDLQFLDDLGPKFTTLAQICGGNRIDVAPKVLATPPPRPITPKQAPPVTVSMAAGTSTASTAAAPAPAASSSRMEKVVTMVNDQRMASLPSMHQHESVSVGVPTQTVLLQQQPLYYVMEPQMTNTVLLAERPSMGVGQNVFLMNGAHSGEGLILQGSAPAQATLGRADSMVLVGAGGAGGAGLSLGPGLLHTSNLSGSQLLLVDGGVGVGQGGTLQRAGTVGGAQGMVLLDAQGAARSVPPGNLQSGGGQGLVLLERPAVSVATQGSATMVTSTQSGIGGMRAPPSGGQGLVLLERPAVSVATQGSATMVTSTQSGIVGMRAPPSVKVNTLPTMQNVVLQEKKVVTSSTK; encoded by the exons ATGACGTCGCCGGTAACCATGGTCACCTTGCTGCCAGGTGAGCTCGCGACTCGCCGCCAGACGCTCGAGCCTCACAGACAACCGGCCGCCATGACGCGCGCTGCGGCGTCCGCGGGACTCGCGCTGCTGCTCAGCCTGTCG GTATGGAAGGTGGACACCCATGCTGTGGCCTCTTCCTTGCTCCACAGACAGAAACGGGAGTGGATCATCCCTCCTCGACCCCTGAAGGAGAACACGGACTACAGAAATGACGAATCCATTGCTCAA ATCCGCTCAGACAAGAATACAGAAACAACTGTTTATAAGGCACCGATATTTTATCGCCTGACCGGAATGGGCGCGGACCAGCATCCCATTAACCGCTTCGTGGTCAACAGGAGCTCTGGGCTTGTGAAGCTCACATCCATCCTGGACCGTGAAGAAATTGACCAGTACAAT CTCACAGGATATGCAGAATACGCTGATGGATCACAGGCAGAGAATCCCATCGAGCTCCGCATTAAGGTCGTGGATGAGAATGACAACCCTCCAGTGTTCCAGCCCATCAGGCCTGTCTCCGTGAGCGAACTCTCCGCTGCAG GTACGTCCATCATGACGATTTCTGCCACTGACGCTGATGAACCATGCAACATAAACTCGAAAATCAGATACAGTATCACGAAACAGGAGCCTCCAAGTCCAAAGCTGATGTTTGAGATCTCTCCAGATGGAGAACTACGTGTCAAAGAGCCAGACCTGGACAGGGAG CTGTACGCCATGTACAAACTCACGGTCCAGGGGGCCGACCTGTACGGCGCGCCTGGTGGAAAAACGAGCTCGGCGGACGTCACCGTGAACCTGCTGGATGTGAACGACAACGTCCCACAGCTGGAGAAGGAGCAG TACGAGGGCAGCGTTTATGAAAACGAGAAgggggtggaggtgatgaggcTCAAAGCAACGGACCTCGACGTGGACCCGGCAAACCAGGAACTTGAATACTTCCTCATCTCAGGCAACGAAGGAGGGTACTTCAGCATGAAGACCGACCCCAACACCAAAGAGGGAATTTTAATGCTGGACAAG GAGGTGGATTTTGAAACCATGCAGAACCTGAATCTCGGAGTTGGGGTGAAAAACAAAGCTCCTTACCACCCCTCGGTGTTGGGCGGATCAGCAGGAACGCTGAatgtgggaggaggaggaggaggtgcaggtggaggaggaggaggaggaggaggaggcagcagcagtggtggtggtggtggtggtggtagtagtggtggaggaggagcaggtggtGGAGCCGGCACAGGCACTGGAACCGGTGGTGGTCCTGGAAACGGATCTACAACTTGGACTGCCAGCACCTGGTCCGGGAAAACCTATCCCTTAAAGATTAACGTGAAGGACAAGCCAGAGGGGCCAAGCTTTGACCCTAAAGTGAAAGCCATCCCCATCTCGGAGAACATTGGACAGGCGAACCTCCAAAACGTGATCGCACGCTACCCAGCCATCGATGGGGACACTAAAAAACCCTCCGAGAACGTGAG GTATGCCAAAGGTCGTGACCCTGATAACTGGTTCACAATTGATGAGAAGACGGCTGAAATTAGGCTGAACAAGGTCCCGGACCGAGAGTCTCCGTTCTTGGTGAATGGAACGTACATGGCTGAGATTCTGTGTCTGACTCAAG ACATGCCGGTACAGACAGCCACTGGCACCATCGCCATCCAGGTGGAGGACTTCAACGACCACTGTCCTGAGCTCGCCGCACAAACCAGAAGCATGTGCACCGCTGAAGATGCCATATACGTCACGGCTGTGGACAAGGACGCCCCGCCCAACGGAGCGCCTTTCAAATTCGCCGTCGTCCCCGAGAACACTGAGGGCCACTGGACCGTAGAACATTTTAACG ACACCACGACCATCTTGAGAGCCCATGACGTCTTGTGGCCGGGTCCCTACAATGTCACTCTCGAGATCAGTGACCAGCAGGGAGAGTCGTGTCCAGACCTGCAGGTCCTCAGAGTGGACGCCTGTACCTGTACAGATCGGGGCGCCTGCAAGAGCGAGCTGAGGGAATCCAGCGCTGTGAGGGACGGGACGAGAGCAGTGCTGGGCCCGGCCGCCATCGGCCTCATCTTCCTGGGCATTCTGGCGCTGCTGC TCCTGCCGCTGCTACTGCTGTTTTGTCTATGCGGGACGGCAGGAATGGTGGGAGCTTTCACCGAGATGCCATTCGGCACCAAGGAGCACCTGATCTCCTACCACACCGAGGGACAGGGCGAGGACCGG gACGTCCCTCTGCTGATGTCGTCTGCGGTAGACAATGGAGGAATGACAGAGTGTGGGATGGGAATGGCTGGGGCAGGGGCGGGAATGGGAATGGGAATGGGACTCATGTCAACAGAGGGAGGCTTCCAAGAATCCACCGCCATGGGAATGGGCTCCATGGCCATGATGGGCACGATGCAGAATGGCCTGTTCCACTCCAGGCATGACATGAGCTACGGCACAGCATACGACGGCATGTCTCTACCTGACGCCTTCCTGCAGGATTACTACTTCAAG AAAGCCGCCGGCGCAGCAGAGGGCGGCGCCCCTCAGAAAGACGCTCTGTTGGTGTACGATTACGAAGGCCAGGGCTCGCCGGCGGGATCTGTCGGCTGCTGCAGCCTCCTGGAGTCCGATAGCGACCTGCAGTTCCTCGATGACCTGGGGCCAAAGTTCACGACCCTCGCCCAGATCTGCGGAGGCAACCGGATCGACGTCGCCCCCAAGGTCCTGGCCACCCCGCCTCCCAGACCCATCACCCCAAAGCAGGCGCCCCCTGTCACAGTTTCCATGGCAGCCGGGACCAGCACCGCCAGCACCGCCGCAgctcctgctccagctgcttCATCATCACGCATGGAAAAGGTGGTCACCATGGTGAACGATCAGCGCATGGCCTCtctacccagcatgcaccagcACGAGAGCGTGAGCGTAGGCGTGCCCACTCAGAccgtcctgctgcagcagcagccgctCTACTACGTCATGGAGCCTCAGATGACCAACACCGTCCTGCTGGCCGAGAGGCCGTCCATGGGCGTCGGCCAGAACGTCTTCCTGATGAACGGAGCCCATTCCGGGGAGGGGCTGATCCTGCAGGGCTCCGCCCCGGCACAGGCCACCCTGGGCCGAGCGGATAGCATGGTGCTGGTTGGGgctggaggagcaggagggGCGGGGCTATCGCTGGGTCCTGGTCTCCTGCACACCAGCAACCTCTCTGGCTCGCAGCTTCTGCTGGTGGATGGCGGCGTGGGCGTGGGGCAGGGCGGGACCCTGCAGAGGGCAGGCACCGTGGGCGGGGCCCAGGGCATGGTGCTGCTGGATGCACAGGGAGCTGCAAGGTCGGTGCCACCGGGCAACCTACAGTCCGGCGGTGGGCAGGGCCTGGTCCTGCTGGAGCGGCCAGCGGTGTCGGTGGCCACTCAGGGGTCAGCCACCATGGTGACCTCCACGCAGAGCGGCATTGGGGGCATGAGAGCCCCGCCCAGCGGCGGGCAGGGCCTGGTCCTGCTGGAGCGGCCAGCGGTGTCGGTGGCCACTCAGGGGTCAGCCACCATGGTGACCTCCACGCAGAGCGGCATTGTGGGGATGAGAGCCCCGCCCTCAGTGAAAGTGAACACCCTGCCGACCATGCAGAACGTGGTCCTCCAGGAGAAGAAGGTGGTGACCAGCAGCACAAAGTAA
- the LOC114768872 gene encoding desmoglein-4-like isoform X6, translating to MTSPVTMVTLLPGELATRRQTLEPHRQPAAMTRAAASAGLALLLSLSVWKVDSHAVASSLLHRQKREWIIPPLVLTENTDYRNKEFIAQIRSDLHTEPIFYRLSGVGADQHPINRFMVKRSSGYVRVTSILDREEIDQYNLTGYVEYADGSQAENPIELRIKVEDVNDNPPVFQPIRPVSVSEFSAAGTSIMTISATDADEPCNINSKIRYSITKQEPPSPKQMFEISPDGELLIRKPDLDRELYAMYKLTVQGADLYGAPGGKTSSADVTVNLLDVNDNVPQLEKEQYEGSVYENEKGVEVMRLKATDLDVDPANQELEYFLISGNEGGYFSMKTDPNTKEGILMLDKEVDFETMQNLNLGVGVKNKAPYHPSVLGGSAGTLNVGGGGGGAGGGGGGGGGGSSSGGGGGGGSSGGGGAGGGAGTGTGTGGGPGNGSTTWTASTWSGKTYPLKINVKDKPEGPSFDPKVKAIPISENIGQANLQNVIARYPAIDGDTKKPSENVRYAKGRDPDNWFTIDEKTAEIRLNKVPDRESPFLVNGTYMAEILCLTQDMPVQTATGTIAIQVEDFNDHCPELAAQTRSMCTAEDAIYVTAVDKDAPPNGAPFKFAVVPENTEGHWTVEHFNDTTTILRAHDVLWPGPYNVTLEISDQQGESCPDLQVLRVDACTCTDRGACKSELRESSAVRDGTRAVLGPAAIGLIFLGILALLLLPLLLLFCLCGTAGMVGAFTEMPFGTKEHLISYHTEGQGEDRDVPLLMSSAVDNGGMTECGMGMAGAGAGMGMGMGLMSTEGGFQESTAMGMGSMAMMGTMQNGLFHSRHDMSYGTAYDGMSLPDAFLQDYYFKKAAGAAEGGAPQKDALLVYDYEGQGSPAGSVGCCSLLESDSDLQFLDDLGPKFTTLAQICGGNRIDVAPKVLATPPPRPITPKQAPPVTVSMAAGTSTASTAAAPAPAASSSRMEKVVTMVNDQRMASLPSMHQHESVSVGVPTQTVLLQQQPLYYVMEPQMTNTVLLAERPSMGVGQNVFLMNGAHSGEGLILQGSAPAQATLGRADSMVLVGAGGAGGAGLSLGPGLLHTSNLSGSQLLLVDGGVGVGQGGTLQRAGTVGGAQGMVLLDAQGAARSVPPGNLQSGGGQGLVLLERPAVSVATQGSATMVTSTQSGIGGMRAPPSGGQGLVLLERPAVSVATQGSATMVTSTQSGIVGMRAPPSVKVNTLPTMQNVVLQEKKVVTSSTK from the exons ATGACGTCGCCGGTAACCATGGTCACCTTGCTGCCAGGTGAGCTCGCGACTCGCCGCCAGACGCTCGAGCCTCACAGACAACCGGCCGCCATGACGCGCGCTGCGGCGTCCGCGGGACTCGCGCTGCTGCTCAGCCTGTCG GTATGGAAGGTGGACAGCCATGCTGTGGCCTCTTCCTTGCTCCACAGACAGAAACGGGAGTGGATCATCCCTCCTCTAGTCCTGACGGAGAACACGGACTACAGAAATAAGGAATTCATTGCACAA ATCCGCTCAGACTTACATACGGAGCCGATATTTTATCGCCTGAGCGGAGTGGGTGCGGACCAGCATCCCATTAACCGCTTCATGGTCAAAAGAAGCTCTGGATATGTGAGGGTCACGTCCATCCTGGACCGTGAAGAAATTGACCAGTACAAT CTCACAGGATATGTAGAATATGCTGATGGATCACAGGCAGAGAATCCCATCGAGCTCCGCATTAAGGTCGAGGATGTGAATGACAACCCTCCAGTGTTCCAGCCCATCAGGCCTGTCTCCGTGAGCGAATTCTCCGCTGCAG GTACGTCCATCATGACGATTTCTGCCACTGACGCTGATGAACCATGCAACATAAACTCGAAAATCAGATACAGTATCACGAAACAGGAGCCTCCAAGTCCAAAGCAGATGTTTGAGATCTCTCCAGATGGAGAACTTCTCATCAGAAAGCCAGACCTGGACAGGGAG CTGTACGCCATGTACAAACTCACGGTCCAGGGGGCCGACCTGTACGGCGCGCCTGGTGGAAAAACGAGCTCGGCGGACGTCACCGTGAACCTGCTGGATGTGAACGACAACGTCCCACAGCTGGAGAAGGAGCAG TACGAGGGCAGCGTTTATGAAAACGAGAAgggggtggaggtgatgaggcTCAAAGCAACGGACCTCGACGTGGACCCGGCAAACCAGGAACTTGAATACTTCCTCATCTCAGGCAACGAAGGAGGGTACTTCAGCATGAAGACCGACCCCAACACCAAAGAGGGAATTTTAATGCTGGACAAG GAGGTGGATTTTGAAACCATGCAGAACCTGAATCTCGGAGTTGGGGTGAAAAACAAAGCTCCTTACCACCCCTCGGTGTTGGGCGGATCAGCAGGAACGCTGAatgtgggaggaggaggaggaggtgcaggtggaggaggaggaggaggaggaggaggcagcagcagtggtggtggtggtggtggtggtagtagtggtggaggaggagcaggtggtGGAGCCGGCACAGGCACTGGAACCGGTGGTGGTCCTGGAAACGGATCTACAACTTGGACTGCCAGCACCTGGTCCGGGAAAACCTATCCCTTAAAGATTAACGTGAAGGACAAGCCAGAGGGGCCAAGCTTTGACCCTAAAGTGAAAGCCATCCCCATCTCGGAGAACATTGGACAGGCGAACCTCCAAAACGTGATCGCACGCTACCCAGCCATCGATGGGGACACTAAAAAACCCTCCGAGAACGTGAG GTATGCCAAAGGTCGTGACCCTGATAACTGGTTCACAATTGATGAGAAGACGGCTGAAATTAGGCTGAACAAGGTCCCGGACCGAGAGTCTCCGTTCTTGGTGAATGGAACGTACATGGCTGAGATTCTGTGTCTGACTCAAG ACATGCCGGTACAGACAGCCACTGGCACCATCGCCATCCAGGTGGAGGACTTCAACGACCACTGTCCTGAGCTCGCCGCACAAACCAGAAGCATGTGCACCGCTGAAGATGCCATATACGTCACGGCTGTGGACAAGGACGCCCCGCCCAACGGAGCGCCTTTCAAATTCGCCGTCGTCCCCGAGAACACTGAGGGCCACTGGACCGTAGAACATTTTAACG ACACCACGACCATCTTGAGAGCCCATGACGTCTTGTGGCCGGGTCCCTACAATGTCACTCTCGAGATCAGTGACCAGCAGGGAGAGTCGTGTCCAGACCTGCAGGTCCTCAGAGTGGACGCCTGTACCTGTACAGATCGGGGCGCCTGCAAGAGCGAGCTGAGGGAATCCAGCGCTGTGAGGGACGGGACGAGAGCAGTGCTGGGCCCGGCCGCCATCGGCCTCATCTTCCTGGGCATTCTGGCGCTGCTGC TCCTGCCGCTGCTACTGCTGTTTTGTCTATGCGGGACGGCAGGAATGGTGGGAGCTTTCACCGAGATGCCATTCGGCACCAAGGAGCACCTGATCTCCTACCACACCGAGGGACAGGGCGAGGACCGG gACGTCCCTCTGCTGATGTCGTCTGCGGTAGACAATGGAGGAATGACAGAGTGTGGGATGGGAATGGCTGGGGCAGGGGCGGGAATGGGAATGGGAATGGGACTCATGTCAACAGAGGGAGGCTTCCAAGAATCCACCGCCATGGGAATGGGCTCCATGGCCATGATGGGCACGATGCAGAATGGCCTGTTCCACTCCAGGCATGACATGAGCTACGGCACAGCATACGACGGCATGTCTCTACCTGACGCCTTCCTGCAGGATTACTACTTCAAG AAAGCCGCCGGCGCAGCAGAGGGCGGCGCCCCTCAGAAAGACGCTCTGTTGGTGTACGATTACGAAGGCCAGGGCTCGCCGGCGGGATCTGTCGGCTGCTGCAGCCTCCTGGAGTCCGATAGCGACCTGCAGTTCCTCGATGACCTGGGGCCAAAGTTCACGACCCTCGCCCAGATCTGCGGAGGCAACCGGATCGACGTCGCCCCCAAGGTCCTGGCCACCCCGCCTCCCAGACCCATCACCCCAAAGCAGGCGCCCCCTGTCACAGTTTCCATGGCAGCCGGGACCAGCACCGCCAGCACCGCCGCAgctcctgctccagctgcttCATCATCACGCATGGAAAAGGTGGTCACCATGGTGAACGATCAGCGCATGGCCTCtctacccagcatgcaccagcACGAGAGCGTGAGCGTAGGCGTGCCCACTCAGAccgtcctgctgcagcagcagccgctCTACTACGTCATGGAGCCTCAGATGACCAACACCGTCCTGCTGGCCGAGAGGCCGTCCATGGGCGTCGGCCAGAACGTCTTCCTGATGAACGGAGCCCATTCCGGGGAGGGGCTGATCCTGCAGGGCTCCGCCCCGGCACAGGCCACCCTGGGCCGAGCGGATAGCATGGTGCTGGTTGGGgctggaggagcaggagggGCGGGGCTATCGCTGGGTCCTGGTCTCCTGCACACCAGCAACCTCTCTGGCTCGCAGCTTCTGCTGGTGGATGGCGGCGTGGGCGTGGGGCAGGGCGGGACCCTGCAGAGGGCAGGCACCGTGGGCGGGGCCCAGGGCATGGTGCTGCTGGATGCACAGGGAGCTGCAAGGTCGGTGCCACCGGGCAACCTACAGTCCGGCGGTGGGCAGGGCCTGGTCCTGCTGGAGCGGCCAGCGGTGTCGGTGGCCACTCAGGGGTCAGCCACCATGGTGACCTCCACGCAGAGCGGCATTGGGGGCATGAGAGCCCCGCCCAGCGGCGGGCAGGGCCTGGTCCTGCTGGAGCGGCCAGCGGTGTCGGTGGCCACTCAGGGGTCAGCCACCATGGTGACCTCCACGCAGAGCGGCATTGTGGGGATGAGAGCCCCGCCCTCAGTGAAAGTGAACACCCTGCCGACCATGCAGAACGTGGTCCTCCAGGAGAAGAAGGTGGTGACCAGCAGCACAAAGTAA
- the LOC114768872 gene encoding desmoglein-3-like isoform X5, which translates to MTSPVTMVTLLPGELATRRQTLEPHRQPAAMTRAAASAGLALLLSLSVWKVDSHAVASSLLHRQKREWIIPPLVLTENTDYRNKEFIAQIRSDLHTEPIFYRLSGVGADQHPINRFMVKRSSGYVRVTSILDREEIDQYNLTGYAEYADGSQAENPIELRIKVVDENDNPPVFQPIRPVSVSELSAAGTSIMTISATDADEPCNINSKIRYSITKQEPPSPKLMFEISPDGELRVKEPDLDRELYAMYKLTVQGADLYGAPGGKTSSADVTVNLLDVNDNVPQLEKEQYEGSVYENEKGVEVMRLKATDLDVDPANQELEYFLISGNEGGYFSMKTDPNTKEGILMLDKEVDFETMQNLNLGVGVKNKAPYHPSVLGGSAGTLNVGGGGGGAGGGGGGGGGGSSSGGGGGGGSSGGGGAGGGAGTGTGTGGGPGNGSTTWTASTWSGKTYPLKINVKDKPEGPSFDPKVKAIPISENIGQANLQNVIARYPAIDGDTKKPSENVRYAKGRDPDNWFTIDEKTAEIRLNKVPDRESPFLVNGTYMAEILCLTQDMPVQTATGTIAIQVEDFNDHCPELAAQTRSMCTAEDAIYVTAVDKDAPPNGAPFKFAVVPENTEGHWTVEHFNDTTTILRAHDVLWPGPYNVTLEISDQQGESCPDLQVLRVDACTCTDRGACKSELRESSAVRDGTRAVLGPAAIGLIFLGILALLLLPLLLLFCLCGTAGMVGAFTEMPFGTKEHLISYHTEGQGEDRDVPLLMSSAVDNGGMTECGMGMAGAGAGMGMGMGLMSTEGGFQESTAMGMGSMAMMGTMQNGLFHSRHDMSYGTAYDGMSLPDAFLQDYYFKKAAGAAEGGAPQKDALLVYDYEGQGSPAGSVGCCSLLESDSDLQFLDDLGPKFTTLAQICGGNRIDVAPKVLATPPPRPITPKQAPPVTVSMAAGTSTASTAAAPAPAASSSRMEKVVTMVNDQRMASLPSMHQHESVSVGVPTQTVLLQQQPLYYVMEPQMTNTVLLAERPSMGVGQNVFLMNGAHSGEGLILQGSAPAQATLGRADSMVLVGAGGAGGAGLSLGPGLLHTSNLSGSQLLLVDGGVGVGQGGTLQRAGTVGGAQGMVLLDAQGAARSVPPGNLQSGGGQGLVLLERPAVSVATQGSATMVTSTQSGIGGMRAPPSGGQGLVLLERPAVSVATQGSATMVTSTQSGIVGMRAPPSVKVNTLPTMQNVVLQEKKVVTSSTK; encoded by the exons ATGACGTCGCCGGTAACCATGGTCACCTTGCTGCCAGGTGAGCTCGCGACTCGCCGCCAGACGCTCGAGCCTCACAGACAACCGGCCGCCATGACGCGCGCTGCGGCGTCCGCGGGACTCGCGCTGCTGCTCAGCCTGTCG GTATGGAAGGTGGACAGCCATGCTGTGGCCTCTTCCTTGCTCCACAGACAGAAACGGGAGTGGATCATCCCTCCTCTAGTCCTGACGGAGAACACGGACTACAGAAATAAGGAATTCATTGCACAA ATCCGCTCAGACTTACATACGGAGCCGATATTTTATCGCCTGAGCGGAGTGGGTGCGGACCAGCATCCCATTAACCGCTTCATGGTCAAAAGAAGCTCTGGATATGTGAGGGTCACGTCCATCCTGGACCGTGAAGAAATTGACCAGTACAAT CTCACAGGATATGCAGAATACGCTGATGGATCACAGGCAGAGAATCCCATCGAGCTCCGCATTAAGGTCGTGGATGAGAATGACAACCCTCCAGTGTTCCAGCCCATCAGGCCTGTCTCCGTGAGCGAACTCTCCGCTGCAG GTACGTCCATCATGACGATTTCTGCCACTGACGCTGATGAACCATGCAACATAAACTCGAAAATCAGATACAGTATCACGAAACAGGAGCCTCCAAGTCCAAAGCTGATGTTTGAGATCTCTCCAGATGGAGAACTACGTGTCAAAGAGCCAGACCTGGACAGGGAG CTGTACGCCATGTACAAACTCACGGTCCAGGGGGCCGACCTGTACGGCGCGCCTGGTGGAAAAACGAGCTCGGCGGACGTCACCGTGAACCTGCTGGATGTGAACGACAACGTCCCACAGCTGGAGAAGGAGCAG TACGAGGGCAGCGTTTATGAAAACGAGAAgggggtggaggtgatgaggcTCAAAGCAACGGACCTCGACGTGGACCCGGCAAACCAGGAACTTGAATACTTCCTCATCTCAGGCAACGAAGGAGGGTACTTCAGCATGAAGACCGACCCCAACACCAAAGAGGGAATTTTAATGCTGGACAAG GAGGTGGATTTTGAAACCATGCAGAACCTGAATCTCGGAGTTGGGGTGAAAAACAAAGCTCCTTACCACCCCTCGGTGTTGGGCGGATCAGCAGGAACGCTGAatgtgggaggaggaggaggaggtgcaggtggaggaggaggaggaggaggaggaggcagcagcagtggtggtggtggtggtggtggtagtagtggtggaggaggagcaggtggtGGAGCCGGCACAGGCACTGGAACCGGTGGTGGTCCTGGAAACGGATCTACAACTTGGACTGCCAGCACCTGGTCCGGGAAAACCTATCCCTTAAAGATTAACGTGAAGGACAAGCCAGAGGGGCCAAGCTTTGACCCTAAAGTGAAAGCCATCCCCATCTCGGAGAACATTGGACAGGCGAACCTCCAAAACGTGATCGCACGCTACCCAGCCATCGATGGGGACACTAAAAAACCCTCCGAGAACGTGAG GTATGCCAAAGGTCGTGACCCTGATAACTGGTTCACAATTGATGAGAAGACGGCTGAAATTAGGCTGAACAAGGTCCCGGACCGAGAGTCTCCGTTCTTGGTGAATGGAACGTACATGGCTGAGATTCTGTGTCTGACTCAAG ACATGCCGGTACAGACAGCCACTGGCACCATCGCCATCCAGGTGGAGGACTTCAACGACCACTGTCCTGAGCTCGCCGCACAAACCAGAAGCATGTGCACCGCTGAAGATGCCATATACGTCACGGCTGTGGACAAGGACGCCCCGCCCAACGGAGCGCCTTTCAAATTCGCCGTCGTCCCCGAGAACACTGAGGGCCACTGGACCGTAGAACATTTTAACG ACACCACGACCATCTTGAGAGCCCATGACGTCTTGTGGCCGGGTCCCTACAATGTCACTCTCGAGATCAGTGACCAGCAGGGAGAGTCGTGTCCAGACCTGCAGGTCCTCAGAGTGGACGCCTGTACCTGTACAGATCGGGGCGCCTGCAAGAGCGAGCTGAGGGAATCCAGCGCTGTGAGGGACGGGACGAGAGCAGTGCTGGGCCCGGCCGCCATCGGCCTCATCTTCCTGGGCATTCTGGCGCTGCTGC TCCTGCCGCTGCTACTGCTGTTTTGTCTATGCGGGACGGCAGGAATGGTGGGAGCTTTCACCGAGATGCCATTCGGCACCAAGGAGCACCTGATCTCCTACCACACCGAGGGACAGGGCGAGGACCGG gACGTCCCTCTGCTGATGTCGTCTGCGGTAGACAATGGAGGAATGACAGAGTGTGGGATGGGAATGGCTGGGGCAGGGGCGGGAATGGGAATGGGAATGGGACTCATGTCAACAGAGGGAGGCTTCCAAGAATCCACCGCCATGGGAATGGGCTCCATGGCCATGATGGGCACGATGCAGAATGGCCTGTTCCACTCCAGGCATGACATGAGCTACGGCACAGCATACGACGGCATGTCTCTACCTGACGCCTTCCTGCAGGATTACTACTTCAAG AAAGCCGCCGGCGCAGCAGAGGGCGGCGCCCCTCAGAAAGACGCTCTGTTGGTGTACGATTACGAAGGCCAGGGCTCGCCGGCGGGATCTGTCGGCTGCTGCAGCCTCCTGGAGTCCGATAGCGACCTGCAGTTCCTCGATGACCTGGGGCCAAAGTTCACGACCCTCGCCCAGATCTGCGGAGGCAACCGGATCGACGTCGCCCCCAAGGTCCTGGCCACCCCGCCTCCCAGACCCATCACCCCAAAGCAGGCGCCCCCTGTCACAGTTTCCATGGCAGCCGGGACCAGCACCGCCAGCACCGCCGCAgctcctgctccagctgcttCATCATCACGCATGGAAAAGGTGGTCACCATGGTGAACGATCAGCGCATGGCCTCtctacccagcatgcaccagcACGAGAGCGTGAGCGTAGGCGTGCCCACTCAGAccgtcctgctgcagcagcagccgctCTACTACGTCATGGAGCCTCAGATGACCAACACCGTCCTGCTGGCCGAGAGGCCGTCCATGGGCGTCGGCCAGAACGTCTTCCTGATGAACGGAGCCCATTCCGGGGAGGGGCTGATCCTGCAGGGCTCCGCCCCGGCACAGGCCACCCTGGGCCGAGCGGATAGCATGGTGCTGGTTGGGgctggaggagcaggagggGCGGGGCTATCGCTGGGTCCTGGTCTCCTGCACACCAGCAACCTCTCTGGCTCGCAGCTTCTGCTGGTGGATGGCGGCGTGGGCGTGGGGCAGGGCGGGACCCTGCAGAGGGCAGGCACCGTGGGCGGGGCCCAGGGCATGGTGCTGCTGGATGCACAGGGAGCTGCAAGGTCGGTGCCACCGGGCAACCTACAGTCCGGCGGTGGGCAGGGCCTGGTCCTGCTGGAGCGGCCAGCGGTGTCGGTGGCCACTCAGGGGTCAGCCACCATGGTGACCTCCACGCAGAGCGGCATTGGGGGCATGAGAGCCCCGCCCAGCGGCGGGCAGGGCCTGGTCCTGCTGGAGCGGCCAGCGGTGTCGGTGGCCACTCAGGGGTCAGCCACCATGGTGACCTCCACGCAGAGCGGCATTGTGGGGATGAGAGCCCCGCCCTCAGTGAAAGTGAACACCCTGCCGACCATGCAGAACGTGGTCCTCCAGGAGAAGAAGGTGGTGACCAGCAGCACAAAGTAA